The DNA segment TTCACATGCTATGGAATCTGTTACCTGAAAAACGCCAAATCCCAAAATGGGCATTTCAACACCGTTATTTAGTAAGACCTTTTGCATATTCTCCCTTCAAATATTTTCAAGGTTTCCTGACTGAACAGACTTCTGATTTCTTGAGGAGTCATTACTTATTACGAATTGGGTTTGTTTATACCAAGGTTTTCGCGAATGTATTTTTCGGGAGTTTCAATAACTCCCGCAATAAATGTTGCAAGACTCTTCTGTGAAATAACTGATCCTTTTTCTGGTTCGCCTTTCTTTGTTATTTCATAATCGACTTCATCAACGTCTGTGAACCAGGTCGGCCGTAAGATTGTGTATTCAAGTTTCGATGCTTCGATAACATCGGCGGCTTTCCGATATGGTATTAAGACCGGCTTCAAGGGTTGATTGTAAATCCCAATAGAGCTGATAAAGATAAGCCTCTTCACGCCCATATCGTTCATCGCCTCGACAATATTGCCTGCCATTTTCGCCAAATCACCCGCGAGGTTTGCGTACACAATATCGATTCCAGCCATGGCTTTTTTCACATCGTCGAGATTTAGGACGTCTCCCTCTATGATGCGGCAATTAGCAACATCATGATTCCTCAATCGGCGGGCATTCCGCACAAATAAGGTCAAGCGATAATTTCCATCGTGTACCAGCATATCGACCACTTTACTTGCGATGTTTCCGCTGGCGCCCAAAATCAGTACGTTTTTCATGTCGTTAACCAAGATTTGTCAGGAACAAATGATTGATTCACAGTGGCTCATTGACACATTTTTCCGATCAGTTCGGTATTCCCTCTGACAACACTGAAGGACAATTCTAAGATATTCTTGTTCATTTCACTCGTTCACTTTTTTGTTGTATTGTGCATCGCTGACCTTTTCCAACCAGTCGGCGGTTTTACCGCCGAGATGTTCTTGGATAGCAAGATGTGTCATACCCACTGTGGCCGTGGCCCCATGCCAATGTTTTTCACCCGGCGGAATCCATACTACGTCACCCGGATGAATTTTCTCGATCGACCCTCCCCAACGTTGTACCAAACCGCTACCTGCAGTCACGACAAGCGTTTGCCCGAGAGGGTGGGTGTGCCATGCTGTCCGAGCGCCCGGCGCCAATGTGACACTCGCGCCCCAGACACGTGCCGGATCGGGCGCTTCAAATAGTGGATCGATACGCACATTGCCTGTGAAATATTCAGCCGATCCCTTATCGGAAGGCCGAGTGCCAGTTCTTTTTATGTTCATATTTTATTTCCTTTCACGCTACTCCTACTTATAGAATTTAGATTCTTACGATTACTAAGTTTAGCGAGGAGAGATCTTGATGGTTGCCGAACGGGCGCGCTGACCGATCATTGAGCTCAGATATTTGCTGCGCCCATACTTCTCGCGGTAAGCCTCGTCGATCCGATCGTTGATGGCGCTTTTGACCGGCTGAAAGGATACTTCCTTCGTGATTCCAGCGGCAGTGATCCGTCCCGCCCTCTGGCGGATTGCAGCCTGGTACCAACTGGACTTCTGCCCGTTGTATGCTCGCACATAAAGGCCGTCTCCGACCACAACAGACCAGATCCACGTCGGCGTTCCGTAAGTCTTGCTGTCCTCGCGGAAGGGTGAGATATGCAGATCATTGGCCCTGGCGATCTTGCTCAATTCATCTTTCAACCATTTTGCCATTCTTGAACC comes from the Candidatus Kryptoniota bacterium genome and includes:
- a CDS encoding DUF2255 family protein, producing MAKWLKDELSKIARANDLHISPFREDSKTYGTPTWIWSVVVGDGLYVRAYNGQKSSWYQAAIRQRAGRITAAGITKEVSFQPVKSAINDRIDEAYREKYGRSKYLSSMIGQRARSATIKISPR
- a CDS encoding NAD(P)H-binding protein translates to MKNVLILGASGNIASKVVDMLVHDGNYRLTLFVRNARRLRNHDVANCRIIEGDVLNLDDVKKAMAGIDIVYANLAGDLAKMAGNIVEAMNDMGVKRLIFISSIGIYNQPLKPVLIPYRKAADVIEASKLEYTILRPTWFTDVDEVDYEITKKGEPEKGSVISQKSLATFIAGVIETPEKYIRENLGINKPNS
- a CDS encoding cupin domain-containing protein gives rise to the protein MNIKRTGTRPSDKGSAEYFTGNVRIDPLFEAPDPARVWGASVTLAPGARTAWHTHPLGQTLVVTAGSGLVQRWGGSIEKIHPGDVVWIPPGEKHWHGATATVGMTHLAIQEHLGGKTADWLEKVSDAQYNKKVNE